The following are from one region of the Rhodopirellula sp. P2 genome:
- a CDS encoding response regulator, with protein MAKTLVDCGNCGPDFNAIRQMVTSNFDASVMQTHGVEDTIELLKKREVDLVTVNRKLDRDYSDGLDVIKQIKSDPDLAKIPVMLVTNYDEHQEAAMKEGAERGFGKLEIGSDKTIEQLKPYLVD; from the coding sequence ATGGCGAAAACCCTAGTCGACTGCGGCAACTGCGGCCCCGATTTCAATGCCATTCGTCAAATGGTGACCTCAAACTTTGACGCCTCCGTGATGCAGACACACGGCGTTGAAGACACAATCGAATTGCTGAAGAAGCGCGAGGTGGACCTCGTGACAGTCAACCGAAAACTGGATCGCGACTACTCCGATGGGTTGGACGTGATCAAGCAAATCAAATCCGACCCGGATCTGGCCAAGATCCCCGTCATGCTGGTCACCAATTATGACGAGCATCAAGAAGCGGCCATGAAGGAAGGGGCCGAACGCGGGTTTGGAAAGCTCGAAATCGGTTCGGACAAAACTATCGAACAACTGAAGCCTTACCTGGTGGACTGA
- a CDS encoding NAD(P)-binding domain-containing protein, whose protein sequence is MNQPLPKHRHFIQPLPKHRHFIQPQANVFPPTSQPLPPAPQPATATPGCGEPQPTTISTKTDAQPLPASGDRQSLPIAIIGAGPIGLAAAANLIQRDQEFILLEAGPRIAASIWEWRHVRLFTPWSYLIDPASKRILQADDSWQAPDDNEVPFAKELVERYLDPLAADERIASRLKLNHQVTSISRDGHDRMKDGHRNEAPFLIVADTPAGPRRFHARAVIDASGTWNTPNPMGAGGVEADGEHQFQDHIRYGMPDVLDRERERYAGKRVLVVGSGHSATGAVLSLVELANESPETMIAWAVRRTNPAKLWGGGKADEIEARGALGTRVQAAVDSGKATLLTGLSIGAIREHQDGLEVFDVHGVSQVIVDEIIVAAGSRPNLNMLRELRLELDASTEATQALGPLIDPNRHSCGSVPPHGAAELKHPERGFYLAGMKSYGRAPTFLMRTGYEQVRSIAAELAGDHEAARKVELTLPSTGVCSTDLAYQEPSGTCQSSASDKPSEQCESGSQCC, encoded by the coding sequence ATGAACCAACCCCTCCCCAAGCACCGCCACTTCATCCAACCCCTCCCCAAGCACCGCCACTTCATCCAACCTCAGGCCAACGTCTTTCCACCGACGAGCCAACCGCTGCCGCCGGCCCCTCAACCAGCCACCGCGACTCCTGGCTGCGGCGAGCCTCAACCGACAACGATCTCGACCAAGACCGATGCACAGCCATTGCCTGCCAGCGGCGATCGCCAATCGCTGCCCATCGCCATCATTGGCGCTGGCCCCATCGGGCTGGCCGCCGCTGCCAATCTGATCCAGCGCGACCAAGAATTCATCCTGCTCGAGGCGGGTCCGCGAATCGCTGCCAGCATCTGGGAATGGCGACACGTCCGCTTGTTCACCCCTTGGTCTTACCTGATCGATCCTGCTTCCAAACGGATCCTTCAAGCCGATGACTCGTGGCAAGCTCCCGATGACAACGAAGTTCCTTTTGCGAAGGAGTTGGTGGAACGCTACTTGGATCCGCTGGCGGCGGACGAGCGGATCGCCTCCCGTTTGAAACTGAACCATCAAGTCACGTCGATCTCTCGCGATGGACACGACCGAATGAAAGACGGCCATCGCAACGAGGCTCCCTTTTTGATCGTGGCTGACACGCCTGCCGGCCCCCGCCGCTTTCACGCTCGCGCCGTCATCGATGCGTCCGGCACCTGGAACACACCCAATCCAATGGGTGCCGGCGGGGTCGAGGCAGATGGCGAACATCAGTTCCAAGACCACATCCGCTACGGCATGCCCGATGTGCTGGACCGTGAACGAGAACGCTACGCAGGCAAACGTGTGCTGGTCGTTGGCTCTGGGCACTCCGCCACCGGTGCGGTGCTGAGCTTGGTCGAACTGGCCAACGAATCCCCCGAAACCATGATCGCCTGGGCCGTTCGCCGGACCAACCCCGCCAAGCTTTGGGGGGGTGGCAAGGCGGACGAAATCGAAGCCCGAGGTGCACTGGGAACTCGCGTCCAAGCGGCGGTCGACAGCGGCAAAGCCACTTTGCTGACCGGACTCTCGATTGGTGCCATTCGCGAACACCAGGACGGGTTGGAGGTTTTCGACGTCCATGGTGTGTCACAAGTCATCGTCGATGAGATCATCGTCGCGGCCGGATCGCGGCCCAACCTGAACATGCTTCGTGAACTTCGCCTCGAACTGGATGCCTCCACCGAAGCGACCCAAGCACTGGGCCCATTGATCGATCCGAATCGCCACAGCTGCGGATCGGTTCCGCCTCATGGAGCAGCGGAACTGAAGCACCCCGAACGAGGGTTCTACTTGGCCGGCATGAAAAGCTATGGTCGGGCGCCGACGTTTTTGATGCGGACCGGGTACGAACAAGTCCGCTCCATCGCAGCCGAACTGGCCGGTGACCACGAAGCCGCTCGAAAGGTTGAGCTCACCCTGCCATCGACCGGCGTTTGCTCCACCGATTTGGCATACCAAGAACCAAGCGGCACGTGTCAATCGAGCGCCTCCGACAAACCGAGCGAACAGTGCGAGTCCGGTTCCCAATGCTGCTGA
- a CDS encoding HNH endonuclease: MSGRVLDTNVLVLNRFYMAIRVVNVRRALTLLYRDCAEVIDNEDGQFTGYDFDSWCELSQLASDQKQPEDEYIQAVGFEMKVPRITRLTRFDRMPAQTVRFNRKNLFARDDHTCQYCGKAEPTHKLSLDHVVPRSHGGGTTWENIVCCCLRCNGRKGGRTPQQARMKLLSRPVKPRFNLLMTHSMDDPRYASWKTFLHAAK, from the coding sequence ATGAGCGGACGGGTTTTAGATACCAACGTGTTGGTGCTGAATCGCTTTTACATGGCGATCCGCGTGGTCAATGTTCGTCGAGCGTTGACGCTTTTGTATCGCGATTGCGCCGAGGTCATTGACAATGAAGACGGGCAATTCACCGGATACGACTTCGACAGTTGGTGCGAACTGAGCCAATTGGCTTCGGATCAAAAGCAACCGGAAGATGAATACATTCAAGCCGTTGGGTTTGAAATGAAGGTCCCTCGAATCACGCGACTGACGCGGTTTGATCGGATGCCGGCTCAAACGGTCCGGTTCAATCGCAAGAACCTGTTCGCTCGCGATGATCACACGTGTCAATACTGTGGCAAGGCGGAACCGACTCATAAGCTCAGCCTGGATCACGTCGTGCCACGCTCCCATGGCGGTGGAACCACCTGGGAAAACATCGTCTGCTGCTGCCTGCGTTGCAACGGTCGCAAAGGCGGCCGCACGCCACAGCAAGCCCGCATGAAATTGCTTTCACGACCGGTCAAACCACGGTTCAACCTGCTGATGACGCATTCGATGGATGACCCACGCTACGCGTCCTGGAAGACGTTCTTGCACGCCGCAAAATAG
- a CDS encoding DUF456 domain-containing protein gives MIDLQIGWLLAATLLSWGQARGADFVVFAEVGGISPPQTLVATVADSSPAARLSTSTDVSQVRSEMQAAEEASGGFWARLSGALVWARDMIRDVMMPIGVVALGLGLILVCTLAWLLNLVALPGNWLAIALMAFYVWLGPETGRWQLGVASLAIAFVLGLVGELVEFLAGAMGASRAGASRRATLMAIVGSILGAIVGGIVGLPIPVIGPVLAAVLFGGLGATAGAMFAEWNDGKTWRDSWRIGQAAFWGRTTGTVGKMVAGLLILVVCAFGVLF, from the coding sequence ATGATCGATCTGCAGATTGGATGGTTGCTCGCCGCGACACTGTTGTCTTGGGGGCAAGCCCGGGGGGCGGACTTTGTCGTCTTTGCGGAGGTCGGGGGCATTTCGCCGCCGCAGACTCTCGTTGCCACGGTGGCGGATTCCAGTCCGGCGGCACGCCTGTCCACCTCGACGGACGTCTCGCAAGTTCGCTCGGAAATGCAGGCCGCGGAAGAAGCCAGCGGTGGTTTTTGGGCACGCCTCAGCGGTGCGTTGGTCTGGGCCCGCGACATGATTCGCGACGTGATGATGCCGATTGGTGTCGTCGCCTTGGGGCTGGGGTTGATCCTGGTTTGCACGCTGGCATGGTTGCTCAACCTGGTCGCATTGCCTGGGAATTGGTTGGCGATTGCGTTGATGGCGTTTTACGTGTGGTTGGGGCCTGAAACCGGGCGTTGGCAGCTCGGGGTGGCTTCGCTGGCGATCGCATTTGTGCTGGGATTGGTGGGTGAACTGGTCGAGTTTTTAGCGGGGGCGATGGGAGCCAGTCGGGCGGGGGCGAGTCGCCGAGCCACTCTGATGGCGATTGTGGGATCAATCCTGGGGGCGATTGTGGGCGGCATTGTGGGGTTGCCCATTCCTGTGATTGGCCCGGTTCTGGCTGCCGTTTTGTTTGGCGGATTGGGAGCCACCGCCGGGGCCATGTTCGCTGAGTGGAATGATGGCAAGACTTGGCGGGACAGCTGGCGGATCGGGCAGGCGGCGTTTTGGGGGCGAACGACCGGGACGGTGGGCAAAATGGTCGCCGGGCTGTTGATTCTGGTTGTTTGCGCGTTTGGGGTGCTTTTTTGA
- the smc gene encoding chromosome segregation protein SMC yields the protein MLKALELAGFKSFADRTRFDFPDGITVVVGPNGSGKSNIVDAMKWVLGSQSAKSLRGKDMSDVIFKGSQTRGPAGAAEATIIFDNTGGQMPIDAPEVHLTRRVYRSGEGEYLINHQAVRLKDVRALIRGTGIGIDAYSLIEQGKVDRMLQANAKDRRAIFEEAAGISRFKAKKVEAERRLERVQTNLTRLGDIVDEVATRLKTLKSQAGKAERYRQASDRLKELRTVVAWTDWMTLSAELNDATAKLETAQRQHREADALRESLEEQRQAAEMQLQTIAEAAREAEQSRSELSGEIARIDGRRESDQTTLVEQRRTLVGHYRRLRAMRTEAGSAIADLRKTIAALEVAETELAGVQEKKEAIAAKRDAEQATVHRIETTRDDLQRDHLAAVRRVAEHEANRGRVAQQMREATRALEEIARNSVTADEGLKTAQRDHDEVARNVSGLEKRITEAQREVEIADAKVRETRRVLERRREEIGSLKIRLQGITERARVLEELQQKQEGVSGGVREVLRMSNAQLKKDLVGIVADCFSVDRQVAPLIDAALGPRSQYVIVRGGSVSDAISRGEIKIGTRVGIIRLDELPNRRPGDKIRLDGLAGVIGRADKMIDCEVELEPLVRHLLGNTWLVDTLGTAIGLRKLSSAGLRFVTASGDLLDNDGSSVVGPPGGETGLVSRRSELAAAKSEMQHYSYQIAEAEKEAGRLTGVVDSEAAELGRHEQAMRNWITEHAAAEAKLHHVAERLAARQASVDELKRTSVSHAELLQTAQQQDGELALSIQEGKQEIETLETQRAEIDLQLTAASEQLREVQSEAMSISVEAARSEQRVESLTIAADVARRDQSQREAANQEVRDAMTRTRERITEIETRILEADNRLAELMIAMEGADSKLQVLAAEANREREATRRVQTESQAAIKAVAKATEAVATISSARDAAELKQTTLADRIAEDYQIDLRNDEPPEELAEIEDRSSVDEEISRLRGQVQNVGSVNMEALEELNELQVRYDELHGQYQDLTAAKDSLQRVIARINADSRRLFLDTLEAIRINFQKLYRKSFGGGHADLILEDSDDPLEAGVEIVATPPGKPSFSNSLLSGGEKALTAVALLMSIFQYRPSPFCVLDEVDAPFDEANIGRFVTVLTEFLDQSKFIVVTHSKKTMTAATTLYGVTMQESGVSKQVSIRFEDVSEDGQINAA from the coding sequence ATGCTCAAAGCACTCGAGCTGGCCGGTTTCAAGAGCTTCGCGGATCGCACGCGGTTTGATTTCCCCGATGGCATCACGGTCGTCGTGGGCCCCAACGGGTCCGGGAAATCGAACATTGTCGATGCGATGAAATGGGTTTTGGGGAGCCAAAGCGCCAAGAGTCTTCGCGGCAAGGACATGTCCGATGTGATCTTCAAAGGATCGCAAACCCGCGGGCCCGCAGGTGCAGCGGAAGCGACCATCATCTTCGACAACACCGGCGGTCAAATGCCGATCGATGCGCCGGAGGTCCACCTGACCCGGCGGGTGTATCGCAGCGGTGAAGGCGAGTACCTGATCAACCATCAGGCCGTCCGGTTGAAGGATGTCCGAGCGCTGATTCGCGGGACAGGGATCGGAATCGACGCTTACAGTTTGATCGAGCAGGGCAAAGTCGATCGGATGTTGCAGGCCAACGCCAAAGATCGGCGGGCCATCTTCGAAGAAGCCGCCGGGATCAGTCGATTCAAGGCCAAGAAGGTGGAGGCTGAGCGTCGACTGGAACGTGTGCAAACGAATTTGACCCGGTTGGGTGACATCGTTGACGAAGTCGCGACACGTTTGAAAACGCTGAAGAGCCAAGCTGGAAAAGCGGAACGCTACCGCCAAGCCAGCGACCGCTTGAAAGAGCTTCGGACGGTGGTGGCCTGGACCGATTGGATGACGTTGTCAGCCGAGCTGAACGACGCCACCGCGAAATTGGAAACGGCCCAGCGTCAACATCGCGAGGCGGACGCCCTGCGAGAATCGCTGGAAGAACAGCGGCAAGCGGCGGAGATGCAATTGCAGACGATTGCCGAAGCGGCGCGTGAAGCGGAGCAAAGTCGCAGCGAACTTTCCGGTGAGATCGCTCGAATCGACGGACGCCGCGAATCCGATCAAACGACCTTGGTCGAACAACGTCGAACGTTGGTCGGCCACTATCGCCGCCTGCGAGCGATGCGAACCGAGGCGGGGTCGGCGATCGCCGACTTGCGAAAAACGATCGCGGCATTGGAAGTCGCCGAAACCGAGTTGGCTGGGGTTCAAGAAAAGAAGGAAGCGATCGCGGCGAAACGCGACGCGGAACAGGCCACGGTTCATCGCATCGAAACCACGCGAGATGATCTGCAACGCGATCATTTGGCGGCCGTTCGCCGTGTGGCCGAGCACGAAGCCAACCGCGGCCGGGTGGCGCAGCAGATGCGGGAGGCAACTCGGGCGCTCGAGGAGATCGCTCGCAATTCAGTCACGGCGGACGAGGGGCTGAAGACGGCCCAGCGGGATCATGACGAAGTCGCTCGCAATGTTTCGGGACTGGAAAAACGAATCACCGAGGCTCAACGCGAAGTCGAAATCGCGGACGCGAAAGTGCGTGAGACGCGGCGAGTGTTGGAACGGCGCCGGGAAGAAATCGGGTCGCTGAAAATTCGTCTGCAGGGGATCACCGAGCGGGCTCGCGTGCTGGAAGAGCTGCAGCAAAAACAAGAAGGCGTCAGCGGCGGTGTTCGCGAAGTTTTGCGGATGAGCAATGCTCAACTGAAAAAGGATTTGGTCGGCATTGTCGCGGATTGTTTCTCGGTTGATCGACAAGTCGCTCCGCTGATCGATGCGGCGCTGGGACCTCGCAGCCAATACGTCATTGTTCGCGGTGGCTCGGTCAGCGATGCGATCAGTCGCGGTGAAATCAAAATTGGCACACGAGTCGGAATCATTCGATTGGATGAGCTTCCCAATCGACGTCCCGGCGACAAGATTCGCTTGGACGGGTTGGCCGGCGTGATCGGTCGCGCCGACAAGATGATCGATTGCGAAGTCGAGCTGGAACCGTTGGTTCGGCACCTGCTCGGCAACACGTGGCTGGTCGATACCTTGGGCACGGCAATCGGATTGCGAAAGCTGTCCTCGGCCGGTTTGCGGTTCGTGACCGCCTCGGGGGACTTGCTGGACAACGATGGATCCAGCGTGGTCGGACCTCCCGGTGGTGAAACCGGTTTGGTCAGCCGCCGCAGCGAGTTGGCCGCGGCGAAGTCCGAGATGCAGCACTACAGTTATCAAATCGCCGAGGCCGAAAAAGAAGCTGGCCGGTTGACCGGCGTCGTCGATAGCGAAGCCGCGGAGCTGGGACGGCACGAGCAAGCGATGCGGAATTGGATCACCGAACACGCTGCCGCAGAAGCGAAGTTGCACCATGTGGCGGAGCGATTGGCTGCTCGTCAGGCGTCGGTGGACGAGCTGAAGCGAACTTCGGTGTCGCATGCGGAGTTGCTGCAAACCGCCCAGCAACAAGACGGTGAATTGGCACTTTCAATCCAAGAGGGCAAGCAGGAAATCGAGACGCTGGAAACACAGCGAGCTGAAATCGATCTGCAGCTGACGGCCGCGTCGGAGCAACTTCGCGAAGTGCAATCGGAGGCGATGAGCATTTCTGTCGAGGCAGCTCGCAGCGAACAACGTGTTGAATCATTGACGATCGCCGCGGACGTCGCCCGGCGAGATCAAAGCCAACGTGAGGCCGCCAATCAGGAGGTTCGCGATGCGATGACTCGAACACGAGAGCGGATCACTGAGATCGAAACGCGAATCTTGGAAGCCGACAATCGCTTGGCCGAACTGATGATCGCGATGGAAGGAGCTGATTCCAAGCTGCAAGTCTTGGCAGCCGAAGCGAATCGGGAACGCGAGGCCACTCGCCGCGTCCAGACTGAATCGCAGGCGGCCATCAAAGCCGTCGCCAAAGCAACTGAGGCTGTTGCGACGATCAGTTCGGCTCGCGATGCCGCGGAGCTGAAACAAACCACGCTGGCGGACCGCATCGCCGAGGATTACCAAATCGACTTGCGGAACGATGAGCCTCCCGAGGAGTTGGCCGAAATCGAAGACCGGTCCTCGGTCGATGAAGAGATCAGTCGTCTGCGAGGCCAGGTTCAAAACGTTGGCTCGGTCAACATGGAAGCGTTGGAAGAGCTCAACGAGTTGCAAGTTCGCTACGACGAACTGCATGGTCAGTATCAAGACCTGACGGCCGCGAAAGATTCGTTGCAGCGAGTGATCGCACGCATCAACGCGGATTCACGGCGGTTGTTCTTGGACACGCTGGAAGCCATTCGGATCAACTTCCAAAAGCTGTATCGCAAGTCGTTTGGTGGTGGTCACGCCGACCTGATCCTGGAAGATTCGGACGACCCGTTGGAAGCGGGCGTGGAGATTGTCGCCACGCCGCCTGGGAAGCCGAGTTTCAGCAACTCGTTGTTGTCCGGTGGTGAAAAAGCGTTGACCGCAGTCGCGTTGTTGATGTCGATTTTCCAGTATCGTCCCAGCCCGTTCTGTGTGCTGGACGAAGTGGACGCCCCGTTTGACGAAGCCAACATTGGCCGTTTCGTGACCGTGTTGACGGAGTTCTTGGATCAGTCCAAGTTCATCGTCGTGACACACAGTAAAAAAACAATGACCGCGGCGACAACGTTGTACGGTGTCACGATGCAAGAGTCCGGGGTCAGCAAACAAGTCTCGATTCGGTTCGAAGATGTCAGCGAAGACGGACAAATCAACGCCGCGTAA
- the corA gene encoding magnesium/cobalt transporter CorA, protein MGALPGKLPQRLRVHRPRWARSRAKVGNVPGDMSSDVSSKKKDTVPSHIRVIQYDGRTHLNEVVESIDSDDPANPDVVTWIDLHGIRDMEVLRSLGRRFGLHPLALEDVVQMDQHAKMERYGETLFFIARMPVGDDGFQTEQVSVFLVGSTVITIQEHVGDCLDPVRERISRAMGRIRDRGADYLVYAIIDAIIDGYFPIIDRYERHLSEMAELLQDNDNDNLPMHLHHIRADLLAIRKTVQQHRDALRMLLREGDGILANDTRLYLRDCQDHIGQLMEAADTDRETCGELRELYFALLGQKNNDVIKVLTIIATLFIPMSFVAGIYGMNFDQKASPLNMPELEWSFGYPFALSVMMVLALSLLYYLYRKGWLT, encoded by the coding sequence ATGGGCGCGTTGCCCGGGAAGTTGCCACAGCGTCTTCGGGTGCATCGGCCGCGTTGGGCTCGGTCACGTGCCAAGGTTGGAAACGTCCCCGGCGATATGTCGAGCGATGTGTCGTCGAAGAAGAAGGACACCGTCCCCAGTCACATTCGGGTGATTCAGTACGACGGGCGGACGCATTTGAACGAGGTCGTCGAGTCGATCGACAGCGACGACCCGGCCAATCCGGACGTTGTGACTTGGATCGATTTGCACGGCATCCGCGACATGGAGGTGCTGCGTTCGCTCGGGCGTCGGTTTGGTTTGCACCCGCTGGCGTTGGAAGACGTGGTTCAGATGGACCAGCACGCCAAGATGGAGCGTTACGGCGAAACGTTGTTCTTCATTGCTCGGATGCCCGTTGGCGACGATGGGTTTCAAACCGAACAGGTCAGCGTATTCTTGGTTGGCAGCACCGTCATCACAATCCAAGAGCACGTGGGGGATTGCCTGGATCCCGTCCGCGAAAGGATCTCTCGGGCGATGGGACGCATTCGAGATCGGGGGGCGGATTACCTGGTTTACGCGATCATTGACGCGATCATCGACGGTTATTTTCCGATCATCGATCGTTACGAGCGTCATCTTTCTGAAATGGCAGAGTTGTTGCAGGACAACGACAATGACAATCTGCCGATGCATTTGCACCACATCCGCGCGGATCTGCTGGCGATTCGAAAGACGGTTCAACAACACCGGGACGCGCTGCGGATGCTGCTTCGTGAAGGCGACGGCATCTTGGCCAATGACACGCGTTTGTATCTTCGCGATTGCCAGGATCACATCGGGCAATTGATGGAGGCGGCGGACACGGACCGCGAGACCTGTGGCGAACTTCGCGAATTGTATTTCGCGTTGCTGGGGCAAAAGAACAATGACGTGATCAAAGTGCTCACGATCATCGCAACGTTGTTCATCCCGATGAGTTTTGTGGCGGGGATCTACGGGATGAACTTCGATCAGAAGGCGTCGCCGCTGAACATGCCCGAACTGGAATGGAGTTTTGGCTACCCGTTCGCTCTTTCTGTGATGATGGTTCTCGCATTGAGTCTGCTGTACTACCTGTATCGCAAGGGCTGGTTGACCTAG
- a CDS encoding phospho-sugar mutase: MTSGSDSASSPSLTVDEALAAIDQACQEKKLTAGAVENIRAWLTEDRYRDYRDQTLQHIADGKWQKLDDVFWTVIPFGTGGRRGRMYEIGSNAINDRTIGESAQGLADYVVQYHGGSKQLSCAIAYDTRHKSRHFTELCAGIMVAAGIKVYLLDDYRATPQLSFAVRYLHCDCGIMVTASHNPPSDNAVKVYWSTGGQVLPPHDKAIIDRVMSCQEIRVTPFAEALADGRIEVVTDKIDAAFLDAASQCAFEGPRDVKVLYSPLHGVGEEAVIPLMKRDGFTQVDVYEGHREKSGDFPNVPGHVSNPENPAVFEAPIETARPGGYDLVLATDPDCDRLGVAAPLTTDSSGEWGTFTGNQIAALLADYVLEQTAKAGKLTDRSYVIKTLVTTELVRRIAESHGARCVGDLLVGYKYIAEAMDREGPEDFVYGCEESHGYLVGTYARDKDGAVACMLMGELAAKLKAEGKSMHEYMGDLYRKHGMHRENLINVFMEGSEGMAAMQGLMKAFRAEPPTSLGGIAVAQVRDYGSATILNVADGSTSPLEGPSGNLVIMDLEMDGNYVAVRPSGTEPKVKFYVFTRLEAAESQDLDAADVKLSDRLRAIEEDVRDFARLHS; the protein is encoded by the coding sequence ATGACTTCTGGTTCTGACTCCGCCTCGTCCCCTTCCCTGACCGTTGATGAAGCCTTGGCTGCGATTGATCAAGCTTGCCAGGAAAAGAAATTGACCGCGGGGGCGGTGGAAAACATCCGAGCTTGGTTGACCGAGGATCGGTACCGCGACTATCGCGATCAAACGTTGCAGCACATCGCAGACGGGAAATGGCAAAAGCTGGACGATGTCTTCTGGACGGTCATTCCGTTTGGCACGGGCGGTCGTCGCGGACGGATGTACGAGATTGGTTCCAACGCGATCAACGACCGCACGATCGGCGAAAGCGCACAAGGGTTGGCGGACTATGTCGTCCAGTATCACGGCGGTTCGAAGCAGCTTTCGTGTGCGATCGCCTACGACACACGGCACAAATCCCGCCATTTCACGGAATTGTGCGCCGGCATCATGGTGGCAGCCGGGATCAAGGTTTATCTGCTGGATGATTATCGGGCGACTCCGCAGTTGTCCTTCGCCGTGCGATACTTGCACTGCGATTGCGGGATCATGGTGACGGCCAGCCACAACCCGCCGAGCGACAATGCGGTGAAGGTTTACTGGTCCACGGGCGGCCAAGTCTTGCCACCACACGACAAAGCGATCATCGATCGCGTGATGAGCTGCCAAGAAATTCGCGTGACTCCGTTTGCAGAAGCGCTGGCGGATGGACGCATCGAAGTGGTGACCGACAAGATCGACGCGGCCTTCTTGGACGCCGCTTCGCAGTGTGCCTTCGAAGGTCCACGTGATGTCAAAGTGCTTTATTCGCCGCTGCATGGTGTCGGCGAAGAAGCCGTGATCCCGCTGATGAAGCGAGATGGTTTCACGCAGGTGGATGTGTACGAAGGCCACCGCGAAAAGAGTGGCGATTTCCCGAATGTACCGGGGCACGTTTCGAACCCTGAAAACCCGGCTGTCTTCGAGGCCCCGATCGAGACGGCGCGGCCAGGCGGGTACGACTTGGTGCTCGCAACCGATCCCGACTGTGACCGTTTGGGTGTGGCGGCTCCGCTGACGACCGATTCCAGTGGTGAATGGGGGACGTTCACCGGGAACCAGATCGCGGCATTGTTGGCCGACTATGTGCTGGAGCAAACCGCCAAAGCGGGCAAGCTGACGGATCGCTCTTACGTCATCAAAACGTTGGTGACGACGGAGCTGGTTCGCCGGATTGCAGAGTCCCATGGGGCACGCTGCGTCGGCGATTTGCTGGTTGGATACAAGTACATCGCCGAGGCGATGGACCGCGAAGGGCCCGAAGACTTCGTGTACGGCTGCGAAGAATCTCACGGTTACCTCGTCGGCACCTACGCCCGCGACAAAGACGGCGCGGTCGCTTGCATGTTGATGGGTGAGTTGGCGGCGAAGTTGAAGGCCGAGGGCAAGTCGATGCATGAGTACATGGGGGACTTGTACCGCAAGCACGGCATGCACCGCGAAAATCTGATCAATGTCTTCATGGAAGGCAGCGAAGGGATGGCCGCGATGCAAGGCTTGATGAAAGCGTTCCGTGCGGAGCCGCCGACGTCACTTGGCGGAATCGCAGTGGCTCAGGTCCGAGACTACGGCAGTGCAACCATTTTGAACGTTGCTGATGGATCGACTTCGCCGCTGGAAGGCCCCAGTGGAAACTTGGTCATCATGGATTTGGAAATGGACGGCAACTACGTCGCGGTTCGCCCCAGCGGCACCGAACCCAAAGTGAAGTTCTATGTCTTCACCCGCTTGGAAGCGGCCGAGTCGCAAGATCTGGATGCCGCGGATGTGAAGCTGTCAGATCGCCTGCGTGCGATCGAAGAAGACGTCCGTGACTTCGCTCGCCTGCATTCTTGA